The following proteins come from a genomic window of Corallococcus sp. NCRR:
- a CDS encoding M4 family metallopeptidase — protein sequence MYEKRVRGALGAAALSLMVGACTDGAPAANTEDANVQKASANLSAGQKVIAADSDAVPTFLTGSFGSVPAPSAIQGIAAQQQLAPVLANVAPLFRLNASDLFLKKAYVGFDGDTHFRYGVTQNGILVQDAEVRLHARNGSVFAVNTNARGDLKGELKASIASEAAIAAAIGDRGSPERAAAGDEPQLVYRRSGNELILAYEVRVKGELKDSTPVDDSVYVNAKTGDVFERVPHIHSAKNRQVNDMQHRTNVPTGGVRARWEGDPAHADAVVNNNYNHLGTVYDCYQSLFGRDSIDGNGATLKSFVHYSNNYVNAYWDGTQMVYGDGDGVNASNLANSLDVTAHELTHAVTEHESNLTYSGESGGLNESFSDIFGAVCEWYGKGKVIDDNTWIVGDDVWTPSIPGDGLRYMKNPTQDGDSLDYYPDYGSGVDVHYSSGISNLAFYLMSQGGTHPRAKTTQVVNGIGFEKAARVFYKINADILTASSNFEAAKTASEQAATQLGFTAAEIADVGNAWKAVGVGVPVPPPVTTPIEKGVPVTGISGTSGSKVYYSVTIPEGATDVTFTMSGGTGDADLYVRKNNAPTDSLYDCRPYKSGNAETCTFATSGAKGIWYVMIKGFTSYSNTSLSVTWKGGFEDIGNETRIEGLSGVPGSSRTFIIDMPEFKKDSGINTLSIALGEGEGNADVYVQAAAAPTFTSYLGRGVKESATESVILRNIPAGKYYITIVGVPSLVDREVDGYINTVFAASYKVP from the coding sequence ATGTACGAGAAGCGAGTACGCGGCGCCCTGGGTGCCGCAGCCCTGTCCCTGATGGTCGGCGCCTGCACCGACGGCGCTCCTGCCGCGAACACGGAGGACGCCAACGTCCAGAAGGCTTCCGCCAACCTGTCGGCGGGCCAGAAGGTCATCGCGGCGGATTCCGACGCGGTCCCCACCTTCCTCACCGGCTCCTTTGGTTCCGTTCCTGCGCCCTCCGCCATCCAGGGCATCGCGGCCCAGCAGCAGCTGGCGCCGGTGCTGGCGAACGTGGCGCCGCTGTTCCGCCTGAACGCGAGCGACCTGTTCCTGAAGAAGGCCTACGTCGGCTTCGACGGTGACACCCACTTCCGCTACGGCGTGACCCAGAACGGCATCCTGGTCCAGGACGCCGAGGTCCGTCTGCACGCGCGCAACGGCTCCGTGTTCGCGGTGAACACCAACGCCCGCGGCGACCTGAAGGGCGAGCTGAAGGCCTCCATCGCGTCCGAGGCGGCCATCGCGGCGGCCATCGGTGATCGCGGCTCCCCGGAGCGCGCGGCCGCCGGCGACGAGCCCCAGCTGGTCTACCGTCGCTCGGGCAACGAACTCATCCTGGCGTACGAGGTTCGCGTCAAGGGCGAGCTGAAGGACTCCACCCCGGTGGATGACTCCGTGTACGTGAACGCCAAGACGGGCGACGTCTTCGAGCGCGTTCCGCACATCCACTCGGCGAAGAACCGCCAGGTGAACGACATGCAGCACCGCACGAACGTCCCCACGGGCGGCGTGCGCGCCCGGTGGGAGGGTGACCCCGCCCACGCCGACGCGGTGGTGAACAACAACTACAACCACCTGGGCACGGTCTACGACTGCTACCAGAGCCTGTTCGGCCGCGACTCCATCGACGGCAACGGCGCGACGCTGAAGAGCTTCGTGCACTACAGCAACAACTACGTCAACGCCTACTGGGACGGCACCCAGATGGTGTACGGCGATGGCGACGGCGTGAACGCCTCCAACCTGGCGAACTCGCTGGACGTGACGGCGCACGAGCTGACGCACGCCGTGACCGAGCACGAGTCCAACCTCACCTACTCCGGTGAGTCCGGCGGCCTGAACGAGTCCTTCTCGGACATCTTCGGCGCGGTGTGCGAGTGGTACGGCAAGGGCAAGGTCATCGACGACAACACCTGGATCGTCGGCGACGACGTCTGGACCCCGAGCATCCCGGGTGACGGCCTGCGCTACATGAAGAACCCCACGCAGGACGGGGACTCGCTCGACTACTACCCGGACTACGGCTCGGGCGTGGACGTGCACTACAGCTCGGGTATCTCCAACCTGGCGTTCTACCTGATGTCCCAGGGTGGCACGCACCCGCGCGCCAAGACGACCCAGGTCGTCAACGGCATTGGCTTCGAGAAGGCCGCTCGCGTCTTCTACAAGATCAACGCCGACATCCTGACCGCGTCCTCCAACTTCGAGGCGGCGAAGACCGCGTCGGAGCAGGCCGCGACGCAGCTGGGCTTCACCGCGGCGGAGATCGCCGACGTGGGCAACGCCTGGAAGGCCGTGGGCGTGGGCGTGCCCGTGCCTCCTCCGGTGACCACGCCGATCGAGAAGGGCGTGCCCGTGACGGGCATCTCCGGCACCTCCGGCAGCAAGGTGTACTACTCGGTGACCATCCCCGAGGGCGCCACGGACGTGACCTTCACGATGTCCGGTGGCACGGGTGACGCGGACCTCTACGTCCGCAAGAACAACGCCCCGACGGACTCCCTGTACGACTGCCGTCCGTACAAGTCCGGCAATGCGGAGACCTGCACCTTCGCCACCTCCGGCGCGAAGGGCATCTGGTACGTGATGATCAAGGGCTTCACGTCCTACTCGAACACCAGCCTGTCCGTGACCTGGAAGGGTGGCTTCGAGGACATCGGCAACGAGACCCGCATCGAGGGCCTCTCGGGCGTGCCGGGCTCCAGCCGCACCTTCATCATCGACATGCCTGAGTTCAAGAAGGACTCCGGCATCAACACCCTGTCCATCGCGCTGGGCGAGGGCGAGGGCAACGCCGACGTCTACGTGCAGGCCGCCGCCGCTCCGACGTTCACGTCCTACCTGGGCCGTGGCGTGAAGGAGAGCGCGACGGAGAGCGTCATCCTGCGCAACATCCCGGCGGGCAAGTACTACATCACCATCGTCGGTGTGCCGAGCCTGGTCGACCGCGAGGTGGACGGCTACATCAACACCGTGTTCGCGGCCTCCTACAAGGTCCCGTAG